The following proteins are co-located in the Eubalaena glacialis isolate mEubGla1 chromosome 14, mEubGla1.1.hap2.+ XY, whole genome shotgun sequence genome:
- the LOC133074822 gene encoding ribosomal protein eL22-like: protein MALKKDRKPKKSTWKFSLDLTHPVEDGIFDSGNFEQFLREKVKVNGKTGNLGNVVHIERFKNKITVVSEKQFSKRYLKYLTKKYLKKNNLRDWLRVVASDKETYELRYFQISQDEDGSESED from the exons ATGGCGCTGAAGAAAGACAGGAAGCCTAAGAAGTCAACCTGGAAGTTTAGTTTGGACCTTACTCATCCAGTAGAAGATGGAATTTTTGATTCTGGAAATTTT gaaCAGTTTCTACGGGAGAAGGTTAAAGTGAATGGAAAAACTGGAAATCTTGGGAATGTCGTTCACATTGAACGCTTCAAGAATAAAATCACAGTTGTTTCTGAGAAACAGTTCTCTAAAAGGTATTTGAAATACCTTACCAAGAAATACCTTAAAAAGAACAATCTTCGTGATTGGCTTCGTGTGGTTGCATCTGACAAGGAGACTTATGAACTTCGTTACTTCCAGATTAGTCAAGATGAAGATGGATCCGAGTCTGAGGACTAG